A window of the Schlesneria paludicola DSM 18645 genome harbors these coding sequences:
- a CDS encoding RDD family protein → MPRVDEFHANPFAAPESDLQPEFEYQNSGPVEYAGFWARLVATIVDGIMIQCCMIVLATVILVVAGMTSIDQGLATLIVLLIGFICGWLYNALQESSEGRATLGKKLMGLKVVDLAGRKINFARASGRYFAKTFSAIILMIGFLIQPLNDKKQALHDMMAGTLVTKG, encoded by the coding sequence ATGCCGCGAGTTGATGAGTTCCATGCGAATCCATTCGCCGCACCCGAATCGGACTTGCAACCGGAATTCGAATACCAAAATTCGGGGCCGGTCGAGTATGCGGGATTCTGGGCGCGACTTGTGGCAACGATCGTCGATGGAATCATGATTCAGTGTTGTATGATCGTGCTTGCCACTGTGATTCTCGTGGTCGCGGGAATGACTTCAATCGATCAGGGTCTCGCGACTCTTATCGTACTGCTGATCGGATTCATTTGTGGCTGGTTGTACAACGCGCTGCAGGAATCGTCAGAGGGACGAGCCACTTTGGGAAAGAAGCTCATGGGACTGAAGGTTGTCGATCTGGCAGGAAGGAAGATCAACTTCGCGCGAGCGAGTGGGAGATATTTTGCGAAGACCTTTTCGGCCATCATTCTGATGATTGGATTTCTGATTCAGCCCCTCAATGACAAGAAACAGGCATTGCATGACATGATGGCTGGAACCTTGGTGACTAAGGGCTAA
- a CDS encoding RDD family protein, which translates to MTESNVRRPKPLDTVIMVATPENVAFEFRLAGPFPRFVALFVDLALLGVTLAIFAVLLGLFGDAGSGLFLFAAFVGWWGYGALMETLLNGQTLGKKALGIRVVADSGLAINAGQALLRNILRYADLLPPVFPGVASMFLTRRFQRLGDLAAETIVVIDGARLRPHPPRGAQLAREFRERIPTRFRPDSALVDALAAYVGRRNDLSTARRRELANTLAEHFIRAWSLPPNTDPDLLLCALYDRATMDHFRRDDDELPASGVADYPGRAARVVSAAKSE; encoded by the coding sequence GTGACGGAATCAAATGTTCGCCGCCCGAAGCCACTCGACACAGTCATCATGGTGGCCACACCCGAAAACGTGGCCTTCGAGTTTCGGTTGGCGGGGCCCTTTCCGCGTTTCGTCGCGCTCTTCGTCGATCTGGCACTACTTGGTGTCACGCTCGCGATCTTTGCCGTCCTATTGGGTTTATTCGGCGACGCGGGATCTGGATTATTTCTGTTCGCGGCATTCGTCGGATGGTGGGGCTACGGCGCTTTGATGGAAACACTTCTCAATGGGCAGACCCTTGGTAAAAAGGCCCTCGGTATCCGAGTCGTGGCAGATTCGGGATTGGCGATCAACGCCGGACAGGCGCTGCTGCGGAACATCCTTCGTTATGCGGATCTACTGCCGCCGGTGTTTCCAGGCGTTGCATCCATGTTTCTAACTCGCCGATTTCAACGCTTGGGCGATCTGGCAGCAGAAACGATCGTTGTGATCGACGGAGCACGCCTGAGGCCACACCCCCCGCGAGGCGCTCAACTCGCACGCGAATTCCGAGAACGGATTCCAACCCGGTTTCGCCCCGACAGCGCACTCGTGGATGCCCTGGCCGCTTACGTAGGCCGGCGAAACGATCTGTCGACGGCGCGGCGGCGTGAACTGGCCAACACCCTGGCCGAGCATTTCATTCGTGCCTGGAGCTTGCCACCGAATACGGATCCCGATCTGCTCCTGTGTGCCTTGTATGATCGGGCCACGATGGATCACTTCCGGCGCGACGACGACGAGCTACCCGCCTCGGGTGTTGCCGACTATCCAGGCCGAGCTGCAAGAGTCGTATCCGCGGCGAAATCAGAATAG
- a CDS encoding stage II sporulation protein M, with protein sequence MKAAEIITARTPEWKELEADIRWLSRGRRARDPIRVAQFAKRYRAACADLSLAMSMRFPISTIEYLHQLVGNAHTQLYRAETFRLKRWARRFVADIPARILRDPCTWISFILFWGLFLGAMLASYASDDFANAIAGEQSLQDVEMMYSHPMETVAFDSSRAGMTGFYLFNNAGIGLRCFASGIFLGIGSLVTLAFNAVLLGTIFGHMNRSASAENFNTFVTAHGPFELTAVVLSAAAGLRLGWAIIDTQGQSRRESLRKASPVALEVAGVATVLFLLAAYIEGFISPSTLPYEYKAAVAIISTLVLAAYVFGLGFLHSRSQP encoded by the coding sequence ATGAAGGCCGCTGAAATCATCACCGCGCGGACACCCGAATGGAAAGAACTTGAAGCGGATATCCGCTGGCTGAGCCGCGGCAGGCGCGCCCGCGATCCGATTCGCGTCGCGCAGTTCGCCAAACGATATCGGGCCGCGTGTGCCGATTTGTCACTGGCCATGTCGATGCGATTTCCGATCAGCACGATTGAGTATCTGCATCAACTGGTGGGTAACGCTCACACGCAGCTATATCGAGCCGAAACGTTTCGCTTGAAACGTTGGGCACGTCGATTCGTGGCGGACATTCCCGCGCGGATTCTGCGTGATCCCTGCACGTGGATTTCGTTCATCCTGTTCTGGGGACTCTTTCTAGGAGCCATGCTGGCCAGCTATGCCAGCGATGATTTCGCCAACGCCATCGCGGGCGAGCAGTCCCTCCAGGACGTCGAAATGATGTACTCGCATCCCATGGAGACAGTAGCGTTCGATAGTTCACGCGCCGGGATGACAGGCTTTTACCTCTTCAACAACGCGGGGATTGGCTTGCGCTGCTTTGCCAGTGGCATCTTCCTGGGGATTGGCAGCCTGGTAACACTCGCGTTTAACGCAGTCCTGCTGGGCACGATCTTTGGACACATGAACCGATCGGCGTCGGCTGAGAATTTCAATACCTTCGTGACGGCACATGGTCCATTCGAACTCACGGCGGTGGTCTTGTCTGCGGCCGCCGGGCTCCGACTAGGCTGGGCCATCATTGATACCCAGGGGCAAAGCCGACGCGAGTCTCTACGCAAGGCGTCACCGGTGGCGTTGGAAGTAGCGGGGGTGGCGACAGTCCTGTTCCTGCTCGCCGCGTACATCGAAGGGTTCATCTCTCCGTCCACACTACCCTACGAGTACAAAGCCGCGGTGGCCATCATCAGTACGTTGGTGCTGGCCGCGTACGTCTTCGGATTGGGATTTCTGCATTCAAGGAGTCAACCTTGA
- a CDS encoding DUF4129 domain-containing protein: MTLRTQFITTVLTLLLSVIGFATSARANEPPPDTAKSALSKRTYPWYDAKNDSFRPLQPPREIDDRQPSKDNSYLSFGQSAGPILLVVMWIILGVAILSVLVLIARSMGVIDPQIHNDRRPDEPVVDLETLDALPEPVRGVSDLLSTAERLAAQEAFAEAITFYFGWQLVQLDRQQWIEVQKGKTNRQYRREVSLTKPELNEVFGASIRLFEETFFGKLPVSRDAFEQVWADRDKFQANSRKGR, encoded by the coding sequence ATGACCTTGCGAACTCAATTCATCACAACCGTGTTAACCTTGCTGCTCAGTGTCATCGGGTTCGCGACATCCGCGCGTGCGAATGAACCGCCGCCAGATACGGCCAAATCGGCGTTGTCGAAACGGACTTATCCCTGGTACGACGCGAAGAATGACTCGTTCCGACCGCTGCAGCCTCCTCGGGAAATCGACGATCGACAGCCTTCAAAAGACAACTCGTACCTGTCATTCGGTCAATCGGCCGGACCGATTCTGCTTGTGGTGATGTGGATCATCCTGGGCGTAGCAATTCTCTCGGTGCTGGTATTGATCGCGCGATCGATGGGCGTTATCGATCCGCAGATTCATAACGACCGTCGCCCCGACGAGCCTGTCGTGGATCTTGAGACACTCGACGCGTTGCCAGAACCGGTCCGGGGCGTCAGCGACTTGCTGAGCACAGCGGAACGCCTTGCCGCACAGGAGGCCTTCGCCGAAGCGATCACCTTTTACTTCGGTTGGCAGCTCGTTCAACTGGACCGCCAGCAATGGATTGAAGTGCAGAAGGGAAAAACAAATCGACAGTACCGCCGGGAAGTCAGCCTGACGAAACCCGAATTGAATGAGGTCTTCGGTGCCTCGATCCGGCTGTTCGAAGAGACATTTTTCGGAAAGCTGCCTGTTTCACGAGACGCGTTTGAGCAGGTCTGGGCCGACCGAGACAAGTTTCAGGCGAACTCCAGGAAGGGCCGCTAA
- a CDS encoding DUF4350 domain-containing protein produces the protein MSSYDRQGNRRLATALLWSSMLVVGCAPTLESRYADSRGASINGVSAFVEILRQSGRNVDVWPAISARMQYRYQTLIVFDSKFDPLPARLCRDLEEMIIDGTLTTLVVVVRDSDAAVDYWRQMRDRSDSSEKDREAADKSFRSELALFQAAARPEFDSDSGTWYGLKRVDRSTDSTVRTIECASSEGPFSVEARWLLNRRLEPRSTAELFWKSGDDPLLTYEVHEAYDVFVLGSATPLLNGGLVDPGNRRLAAEFTKFIPETGRVAVALSSRWHDSDETESPSILQFLKVHPNGWVFGQGILAMLLFCWSRYPIFGRPRESISVETARFGRHVEALGNLLRRTRNTNYARQRIRDWLGPQSNSPNSPSKPN, from the coding sequence ATGTCGTCATACGATCGACAAGGCAATAGGCGGCTCGCAACCGCACTCCTCTGGTCAAGCATGCTGGTTGTTGGATGCGCACCGACGCTGGAATCGCGCTATGCCGATTCACGCGGAGCCAGCATCAATGGTGTCTCCGCATTTGTCGAGATCCTGCGGCAGTCGGGCCGCAATGTCGATGTCTGGCCAGCAATCTCGGCTCGGATGCAGTACCGCTATCAGACGTTGATCGTCTTTGACTCGAAATTTGATCCGCTGCCAGCCAGACTCTGCCGGGACCTCGAAGAAATGATCATCGACGGGACGCTAACGACACTTGTGGTCGTCGTCCGCGACAGTGATGCGGCCGTAGACTACTGGCGGCAAATGCGCGATCGATCGGACTCATCGGAAAAGGATCGCGAAGCCGCAGACAAATCGTTCCGGTCCGAGTTAGCGTTATTCCAAGCGGCCGCTCGGCCAGAGTTCGATTCTGATTCGGGAACATGGTACGGCTTGAAGCGCGTTGACCGATCAACTGACTCCACGGTTCGAACAATCGAGTGTGCATCATCCGAGGGCCCATTTTCAGTTGAGGCCCGCTGGCTGCTCAATCGTCGGCTGGAACCGCGAAGCACTGCGGAACTGTTTTGGAAGTCGGGTGACGATCCCTTGTTGACGTATGAAGTTCACGAGGCCTATGACGTCTTCGTTTTGGGTTCAGCCACGCCGCTGCTCAATGGTGGGTTGGTCGATCCCGGAAATCGTCGGCTGGCAGCCGAGTTCACAAAGTTCATTCCCGAGACAGGACGCGTCGCAGTCGCCCTGTCGAGCCGCTGGCACGACAGTGACGAAACAGAAAGTCCCAGCATTCTCCAATTTTTGAAGGTGCATCCGAATGGCTGGGTCTTCGGACAAGGAATTCTGGCCATGTTGCTATTCTGCTGGTCTCGATATCCAATTTTTGGACGCCCCCGAGAATCGATCTCGGTCGAGACCGCACGATTCGGACGCCATGTCGAGGCACTGGGAAATCTGCTGCGTCGTACACGAAATACGAACTACGCGCGACAGCGCATTCGAGATTGGCTTGGTCCGCAATCCAATTCCCCCAACTCTCCTTCAAAGCCCAACTAA
- a CDS encoding AAA family ATPase yields MEQRAELIEVRDTIESVLAEVGKVYVGQGDFVRLTLIALVAGGHVLIESVPGLGKTLLVRLLGQILGCQFGRIQFTADLMPSDITGQPVFDTRTQDFRFRQGPVFTQILLADEINRSPAKTHAALLEIMQERCVTVDGVTYPLTPPFLVLATQNPVESEGTYNLPEAQLDRFMFKLVVDYPAPKEEEDILKLHCRKDFLEKPVDQQVSALLDAARIGQIQTLCQDVLVNEKIITYISNIVRKTRDWSPFYLGASPRAGIAILNACRVQAAFAGRSYVIPDDVIDLAVPALRHRVILSPEAEVEGETTDHSLLSMLKTIEVPRL; encoded by the coding sequence GTGGAACAGCGTGCGGAACTGATCGAAGTCCGTGACACAATCGAGTCGGTCTTGGCAGAAGTTGGAAAGGTGTACGTCGGGCAAGGCGATTTCGTCCGATTGACGCTAATCGCCTTGGTCGCCGGCGGGCATGTGCTGATTGAAAGCGTGCCGGGACTGGGAAAGACTTTGCTCGTCCGCCTGCTGGGACAGATCCTCGGATGTCAGTTCGGTCGAATTCAGTTCACTGCCGACCTGATGCCCTCGGACATCACCGGCCAGCCCGTGTTCGACACTCGAACTCAGGATTTTCGCTTCCGCCAGGGACCCGTGTTCACGCAAATTCTCCTGGCCGATGAAATCAATCGCTCGCCAGCAAAAACGCATGCCGCTCTCCTTGAGATCATGCAAGAGCGATGCGTGACGGTCGATGGCGTGACCTATCCACTGACGCCTCCCTTTCTGGTTTTGGCCACGCAGAATCCGGTGGAGTCCGAAGGGACATACAATCTGCCCGAAGCCCAGCTCGATCGCTTTATGTTCAAGTTGGTCGTGGACTATCCCGCTCCGAAAGAGGAAGAAGACATTCTGAAACTGCATTGCCGCAAGGACTTTCTTGAAAAGCCTGTCGATCAACAGGTTTCGGCATTGCTTGATGCAGCTCGAATTGGACAGATTCAAACGCTGTGTCAGGACGTTTTGGTGAATGAAAAGATCATCACCTACATCAGCAACATCGTCCGCAAGACGCGCGACTGGTCGCCGTTCTACCTGGGAGCCAGTCCGCGCGCCGGGATCGCAATCTTGAATGCCTGTCGCGTTCAAGCCGCCTTCGCGGGGCGGTCCTACGTGATTCCTGATGACGTGATCGATCTGGCGGTCCCCGCTCTCAGGCACCGTGTCATCCTGTCGCCCGAAGCCGAAGTCGAAGGAGAAACGACCGATCATTCGTTGTTGTCGATGCTCAAAACCATTGAAGTCCCACGACTATGA
- a CDS encoding DUF58 domain-containing protein produces the protein MIAPARPLCVIMGGVAVLTLALYAFPSGWPIFVMLNLSIATLAAWDLLTLPTRRELSARRTLGHVATRGETHPIFLTIENRSRRPFVGLVRDDQPPGLTGDQNEFPIQIPSQSRAAVHYTLIPRHRGRFELVHVSLKTDSRWMLWQRYFRLPCRDALRVYPALKQIRRYAMYARLNRTSMLGVRRQRRIGTDNEFERLRDYTPDDQFRVIDWRATGRRLKLTVRDFQMNQSQRVVFMIDCGRMMVNQFDGQSLLDAAFDAALTLGYVTLAQNDQVGLLCFSDRVLRWLPPQSGRRQLNRMVHAVHDIAPALVESRFDEAFLHLHRNCRKRTLVVLITNVIDDQNARRMKAHVATLVGRHLPLTVLLRDHELFDPLQGVDPEADTIKQDKGVLYRAAAAADILCWRRQVLSDLQRSGALTLDCFPEGLTAPLITEYMRIKGRHLL, from the coding sequence ATGATTGCTCCTGCACGACCATTGTGCGTCATCATGGGCGGCGTTGCTGTCCTGACACTGGCACTCTACGCCTTCCCCAGCGGGTGGCCGATCTTCGTGATGCTGAATCTAAGCATCGCAACGCTGGCCGCGTGGGACTTACTTACGCTGCCGACACGGCGCGAACTCTCCGCGCGTCGAACGCTTGGACATGTGGCGACGCGCGGAGAGACGCATCCGATCTTCCTGACCATCGAGAATCGGTCTCGTCGCCCGTTCGTGGGGCTCGTACGCGACGATCAACCGCCCGGACTGACTGGCGACCAGAATGAGTTTCCGATCCAGATCCCTTCGCAGTCGCGCGCGGCGGTGCACTACACCTTGATTCCGCGGCATCGCGGCCGATTCGAACTGGTACATGTGTCACTGAAGACAGACAGCCGCTGGATGCTATGGCAACGATACTTTCGCCTGCCCTGTCGCGACGCGCTGCGTGTGTACCCCGCGTTGAAGCAGATTCGGCGATACGCGATGTATGCGCGGCTCAACCGGACGTCAATGTTGGGCGTGCGACGACAACGACGAATCGGAACCGACAATGAATTTGAGCGACTGCGCGACTACACGCCCGATGACCAGTTCCGCGTGATCGACTGGCGCGCGACAGGTCGCCGATTGAAGTTGACCGTCCGTGATTTCCAGATGAATCAAAGCCAGCGAGTCGTCTTCATGATCGACTGCGGTCGCATGATGGTTAATCAGTTCGATGGCCAGTCACTGCTGGATGCCGCGTTCGATGCCGCGTTAACACTCGGCTACGTCACGCTGGCGCAAAACGATCAGGTGGGGTTACTCTGCTTTTCAGATCGCGTGCTGAGATGGCTGCCACCCCAAAGTGGTCGTCGACAACTCAATCGCATGGTTCACGCCGTTCACGACATCGCGCCGGCCCTGGTCGAAAGCCGGTTCGACGAAGCGTTCTTGCACCTGCATCGAAACTGTCGCAAACGGACGCTGGTCGTCCTGATCACAAACGTGATCGACGATCAGAACGCCCGACGAATGAAGGCCCACGTCGCCACCCTGGTCGGACGCCACCTGCCACTGACGGTCCTCCTTCGAGATCACGAACTGTTTGATCCTCTGCAAGGAGTCGACCCCGAGGCCGATACAATCAAACAGGACAAAGGCGTTTTGTACCGCGCGGCCGCTGCAGCAGATATTCTCTGCTGGCGACGTCAGGTCCTGTCGGACCTGCAACGCTCCGGCGCACTGACTCTCGACTGCTTCCCGGAAGGGCTGACCGCTCCTCTGATCACCGAATACATGCGGATCAAAGGACGCCATCTTTTGTGA
- a CDS encoding SDR family oxidoreductase — translation MEGLILLTGATGYIGGRLLTRLQRDGLAVRCLSRRPDALSHLVAASTEVVQGDVFDPQSLTGAFQGVHTAYYLVHSMGADFDFEEQDRIAAANFAKAATEARVQRIIFLGGLGNPDERLSKHLRSRQETGDILRAHHSQVIEFRASIVIGSGSLSFEMIRALVERLPIMICPRWVQVKAQPIAIEDLLEYLRAALDLPATTSQVYEIGGPDHVSYGQIMHEYASQRGLSRWMIPVPFLTPYLSSLWLGLVTPLYARVGRKLVESLRNPTLVSNNLARSVFSVRPRSVRDAIARALLNEDREFAETRWSDALSSAGRNQAWGGDRFGSRLVDSRTVEVAVSPEQAFTPIRRIGGRTGWYYGNWLWSLRGFLDLIVGGVGVRRGRRSPDTLRVGDALDFWRVEAYEPPRRLRLRAEMKLPGRAWLEFEIVPGEHVSTIRQTAIFDPCGVGGLLYWYGIYPLHQFVFAGMLRNLARAANQLRDDHPVAPVGNVDPIHKLPSST, via the coding sequence ATGGAAGGGTTAATTTTGTTGACCGGTGCCACGGGTTACATCGGCGGGCGGCTGCTGACACGGCTGCAACGTGATGGTCTGGCCGTGCGTTGCCTGTCGCGACGTCCCGACGCGTTGAGTCATCTTGTCGCGGCCTCTACCGAGGTTGTGCAAGGTGATGTCTTTGACCCGCAATCACTGACTGGGGCATTTCAAGGAGTCCACACGGCTTACTACCTTGTTCATTCGATGGGCGCTGACTTCGATTTCGAGGAACAGGATCGAATCGCTGCCGCGAACTTTGCGAAAGCCGCAACAGAGGCGCGTGTTCAACGGATCATTTTTCTGGGCGGCTTGGGTAATCCCGATGAACGCCTGTCGAAACATCTTCGCAGCCGACAGGAAACGGGCGATATCTTAAGGGCTCATCATTCACAGGTGATCGAATTTCGAGCGTCGATCGTGATCGGATCGGGCAGTCTCTCGTTCGAAATGATCCGGGCACTTGTCGAACGACTTCCGATCATGATCTGTCCCCGTTGGGTCCAAGTCAAAGCCCAGCCGATCGCAATTGAAGACCTGCTGGAGTACCTTCGCGCCGCATTGGACCTGCCCGCCACCACTTCCCAAGTTTACGAAATTGGCGGGCCCGATCATGTTTCCTATGGTCAAATCATGCACGAATACGCATCCCAGCGTGGTCTGTCGCGTTGGATGATCCCGGTGCCCTTTTTAACCCCCTACCTTTCCAGTTTATGGCTTGGACTGGTCACGCCACTGTATGCGCGCGTCGGACGAAAGTTGGTGGAAAGTCTGCGTAATCCTACTCTGGTCTCAAACAACCTCGCCCGATCTGTGTTTTCGGTACGACCCCGGTCTGTCCGTGATGCGATCGCCCGGGCCTTGCTCAACGAGGATCGAGAGTTCGCAGAAACACGTTGGTCCGATGCGCTCTCATCGGCCGGGCGTAACCAGGCTTGGGGTGGCGACCGGTTTGGTTCACGACTTGTCGACTCGCGGACGGTGGAGGTCGCCGTTTCCCCCGAACAGGCCTTTACGCCGATTCGCCGGATTGGTGGACGAACAGGCTGGTACTACGGCAATTGGCTTTGGTCACTTCGCGGATTCTTGGACTTGATCGTTGGCGGAGTCGGCGTGCGACGAGGCCGACGGAGTCCTGACACCTTACGCGTGGGAGACGCTCTCGATTTTTGGCGTGTCGAGGCCTATGAGCCACCTCGCCGGCTAAGACTTCGAGCCGAAATGAAACTGCCAGGACGTGCCTGGTTGGAATTCGAGATCGTACCCGGAGAGCACGTTAGCACAATTCGTCAAACAGCCATCTTCGATCCGTGTGGAGTTGGTGGACTGCTGTATTGGTACGGAATTTATCCGCTCCATCAATTTGTCTTCGCTGGGATGCTTCGAAACTTAGCGCGTGCCGCGAACCAACTTCGAGACGATCATCCTGTGGCTCCCGTCGGGAATGTAGACCCAATTCACAAATTGCCATCCTCGACTTGA
- a CDS encoding HDOD domain-containing protein: MVAPLTAEVDDLFLPPQALISQLKSRATELQMLPSIAIEAMQLAKKPDCSISSYSSVVERDVKLMTDMLKLANSAMYCPTTPIVSLHQAVLRLGLVECQNLILTASATSMMKRISLGQKVIREVLARHGFTTALLALQLNHTFRFGFLGEEFTAGLIHDFGRTLLAIAEPDLFIKIDPLEFDETPDLLSQERVLIGTDHCRFGAYYAIHQQLPESLQEVILFHHQPELSRGNQKLTALVAVADHMANHLQRYDGCENYDPSSNPFLPTLAKYADSRFPQKFIEMAGAVMTRAHNDAEGMSKS, translated from the coding sequence GTGGTTGCGCCGCTTACCGCTGAAGTTGATGATCTTTTTCTGCCGCCGCAGGCCCTGATTTCTCAGCTCAAGTCGCGAGCCACTGAGCTACAAATGTTGCCTTCCATCGCGATCGAAGCGATGCAGTTGGCGAAAAAACCGGATTGCTCGATCTCTTCATATTCGTCAGTCGTCGAACGTGATGTGAAGCTGATGACCGACATGTTGAAGCTCGCGAATAGTGCGATGTACTGCCCCACCACTCCGATTGTCAGTCTCCATCAGGCTGTTCTTCGATTGGGATTGGTGGAATGTCAGAATTTGATTTTGACCGCCAGTGCCACGAGCATGATGAAGAGAATTTCGCTGGGGCAGAAGGTGATTCGTGAAGTTCTGGCACGACATGGTTTCACGACGGCACTTTTGGCCCTGCAGCTCAACCACACTTTTCGCTTTGGATTTCTCGGCGAAGAGTTTACAGCGGGTTTGATTCATGATTTTGGTCGCACATTACTGGCCATTGCCGAGCCCGATCTGTTCATCAAAATTGATCCGCTGGAATTCGACGAAACGCCCGACCTGTTGAGTCAGGAGCGGGTTTTGATTGGAACCGATCATTGCCGTTTCGGCGCCTACTATGCCATTCATCAACAACTGCCCGAGTCTCTGCAGGAAGTGATTCTGTTTCACCATCAACCAGAACTGTCGAGGGGGAATCAGAAGCTGACCGCACTCGTGGCGGTGGCCGATCACATGGCGAATCACCTGCAACGGTATGATGGATGTGAGAATTACGATCCCTCCAGCAATCCGTTTCTGCCAACTCTGGCGAAGTATGCGGACAGTCGATTTCCACAGAAGTTTATCGAAATGGCAGGGGCTGTCATGACGCGAGCTCATAACGACGCCGAAGGGATGTCCAAAAGTTGA
- a CDS encoding DUF1501 domain-containing protein yields the protein MLRILGSRKTFCDGLSRRDLLHVGGLGALGLSLADSLRLQAVQAAPKPVVSGNFGKAKSCILLFPYGSPPQHETFDPKPEAPVEIQGEMKAISSNVPGLDICEYLPRMAQVMDRVTVVRSMTHPYPVHGVAYATTGMPTYDPSLETRPRDPLHWPFIGSVVDYIEERRGNRTDGATPRNIGMPWMLGAKSDLVPLAGPYAAFLGQAHDPFWVDFEGQGTHVVPKLSDAQTKLVHDPFGGVTASGKFVLPSTGQLPQQMTLNRLHHRRSLLEQFDRARVNLDADARGRTFNKYQDKAFSLLTSTKLRDALDISRETESLRARYGMTLFGQSCLAARRLVEAGSKFVTVFWDSYEIFAGSAWDTHANHFPRLKEFLLPGADLALSGLILDLDERGLLDETLVLWMSEHGRTPQIDSKPMGAGRHHWSRAYSIMMAGGGTPRGGLIGSTDRIGGDVKDNPISPKDILATAFHLLGIDPHTMVHDHLGRPLPIAGDGTVREELCTG from the coding sequence ATGCTTCGGATCTTGGGCTCACGCAAAACGTTCTGTGATGGACTATCTCGTCGCGATCTGTTGCATGTGGGAGGGCTCGGCGCGTTGGGATTGAGTCTGGCCGATTCGCTGCGATTGCAGGCGGTCCAGGCGGCACCGAAACCGGTCGTCAGTGGGAATTTCGGCAAGGCGAAGTCGTGCATTTTGCTGTTTCCATATGGCTCGCCACCTCAGCACGAAACCTTCGATCCCAAGCCGGAGGCACCGGTCGAGATCCAGGGCGAGATGAAGGCGATTTCGAGCAACGTGCCGGGTCTGGATATCTGCGAATACCTGCCTCGAATGGCACAGGTGATGGACCGCGTGACGGTCGTTCGCTCGATGACGCACCCCTATCCGGTGCATGGTGTCGCGTATGCGACGACTGGTATGCCGACGTACGATCCTTCGCTTGAGACTCGACCGCGTGACCCTTTACACTGGCCGTTTATCGGGTCGGTGGTGGACTACATCGAAGAGCGACGCGGAAATCGAACCGACGGCGCGACACCTCGAAATATTGGTATGCCCTGGATGTTGGGCGCGAAATCCGACCTGGTACCGCTCGCGGGGCCTTACGCGGCGTTTCTGGGCCAGGCGCACGATCCGTTCTGGGTCGATTTCGAAGGACAGGGAACTCATGTTGTTCCGAAGCTGAGCGATGCGCAGACCAAGCTGGTGCATGACCCCTTTGGAGGTGTGACGGCTTCGGGCAAATTTGTGCTCCCTTCAACAGGCCAACTGCCGCAGCAGATGACGCTGAATCGCCTGCACCATCGCCGCTCGCTGCTCGAACAGTTCGATCGAGCACGGGTGAACCTTGACGCCGATGCACGAGGGCGGACATTCAACAAGTATCAGGACAAGGCGTTCTCCCTTCTGACGTCCACGAAGCTGCGTGATGCGCTCGACATCAGCCGCGAAACGGAATCCCTTCGCGCCCGCTACGGCATGACGCTATTCGGGCAATCGTGTCTGGCGGCACGACGACTGGTCGAGGCTGGCAGCAAGTTCGTCACGGTGTTCTGGGACTCGTACGAGATCTTCGCCGGTTCCGCCTGGGATACGCATGCGAATCATTTTCCACGGCTGAAAGAGTTTCTGCTGCCGGGTGCGGATCTCGCGCTCAGTGGGCTGATTCTTGATCTGGACGAGCGTGGTCTGCTCGATGAGACACTGGTTTTGTGGATGAGCGAACATGGGCGTACTCCGCAAATCGACTCGAAGCCGATGGGGGCGGGACGACATCACTGGTCACGAGCCTATTCGATCATGATGGCGGGGGGCGGTACACCGCGCGGCGGCCTGATTGGCAGTACAGACCGGATTGGCGGGGACGTCAAAGATAACCCAATATCGCCCAAGGATATTCTTGCAACGGCCTTTCACCTGCTGGGGATTGACCCGCACACGATGGTCCATGATCACCTAGGGCGCCCGCTGCCGATCGCCGGTGATGGAACGGTTCGCGAGGAACTTTGCACAGGTTAG